The region TTCGATTATGTTCTTCCCGTAAATTGTCAAGTCTAGATAAATTATGTCATAATGACTTTTCTTAAGGAGCGCTAACGCAGATTCGCCGCTATGGGCGATGTCGACGCTGTGACCGGAGGATACCAACGCTTCCTTTATAAGATTAGAAATAAATACTTCATCATCCACAACAAGAATATTCCCTTTCCTCCTCGTTTTTCCGCCGGTATCGAAATTTGCTTGATCTGACGGATTCATTTCATCAGAGATTCGTTGAATATT is a window of Thermodesulfobacteriota bacterium DNA encoding:
- a CDS encoding response regulator, whose amino-acid sequence is MNPSDQANFDTGGKTRRKGNILVVDDEVFISNLIKEALVSSGHSVDIAHSGESALALLKKSHYDIIYLDLTIYGKNIIELFREIRFLVPGSLIIIISGTPDEETVDRLMAEGAFSLMRKPFKLEEIRQTVEKVLGT